The Brassica napus cultivar Da-Ae chromosome C7, Da-Ae, whole genome shotgun sequence genome has a segment encoding these proteins:
- the BNAC07G33640D gene encoding uncharacterized protein BNAC07G33640D → MTMMMMSLPKMKVSSLQPHLHLSSSRLLPAAKVSPSSSISTRPSCRVQCKRLTVENNRTKLERTQTLGLEKKQLRQALVTGVSVGLMMALVMGMDGEKAMALGPEGPLMEEFWDNVRRYGLYALTVSTGALSAVFEPIFELLKNPISAVLIVIILGGSFYIVSQVVSAMVGVNEFAYDYGY, encoded by the coding sequence ATGACTATGATGATGATGTCTCTCCCCAAAATGAAAGTATCTTCTCTGCAACCTCACCTCCATTTGAGCAGTAGCAGATTATTACCAGCAGCTAAGGTGTCTCCGAGCTCAAGCATAAGCACCAGGCCATCGTGCCGCGTTCAGTGCAAAAGATTAACGGTGGAAAATAACAGAACCAAGCTTGAAAGGACACAAACTTTGGGTCTGGAGAAGAAGCAACTGAGACAAGCTTTGGTGACCGGTGTCTCGGTAGGGCTGATGATGGCTTTGGTGATGGGAATGGACGGAGAAAAGGCGATGGCTTTGGGACCAGAAGGTCCTTTGATGGAAGAGTTTTGGGACAACGTGAGAAGGTACGGTCTTTACGCTCTCACCGTCAGCACCGGAGCTCTCTCAGCTGTCTTTGAGCCCATTTTCGAGCTACTCAAGAACCCAATCTCCGCCGTTCTCATTGTGATCATCTTAGGTGGAAGCTTCTATATCGTCTCGCAAGTGGTCTCGGCTATGGTTGGTGTCAACGAGTTCGCTTATGATTATGGATactag